The Sesamum indicum cultivar Zhongzhi No. 13 linkage group LG6, S_indicum_v1.0, whole genome shotgun sequence genome has a segment encoding these proteins:
- the LOC105164618 gene encoding beta-glucosidase 24 codes for MEKKFSQITRTHFPPDFVFGVATSAYQHEGGAAKGGRGPSIWDTFTQTRGRIHDGSNGDVSADMYTKYKDDIKMMKSMGFDAYRFSISWSRILPRGRVSLGVNKQGIDYYNDLINTVIANDMKPFVTLFHFDLPHSLQQEYDGFLSRDVAEFFREFAEVCFREFGDRVKYWMTLNEPWSYAYNGYVTYEFPPGLDPALTPSPPIHSIPAVIAHGPPPIASQYYLYATPTDVVMNSSPPAALPQTSPKMLKFIPYRSRPHHHIEQHHRLIEQHDHRLLKAVPSNSIINNISTSVYKLYSEADPPRDAHAPNSNQIYYSGSKRTRDPAKDAYTVARNLLLAHAQAAHSYRTKFQGRQKGKIGIALNFFWCEPHVKDDADDKEAAKRAMDFTLGWFLEPVLTGQYPKSMRDYVPSGNLAAFSDGEAKMLKGSIDFLGLNYYTAFYVANNPNPSHKQGYKEDQRLDLSYTDSLEKLIGPQAGSEWLHVYPEGIYNMLIKYVNGKYKDKIPAIYITENGVDERNDLMLPLKDACADRMREDYHKRHLEYLLKAMKDKQVPANVKGYFVWSWCDNFEWAAGYTVRFGLIYIDYENQQKRYPKASAIWFSKFLGSKKLVGASSR; via the exons ATGGAGAAGAAATTCTCTCAAATCACTCGTACTCACTTCCCTCCAGATTTTGTCTTCGGAGTTGCTACTTCTGCTTACCAg CATGAAGGAGGTGCTGCAAAAGGCGGTAGAGGCCCTAGCATCTGGGACACTTTTACCCAAACTCggg GCAGAATTCATGATGGATCCAACGGAGACGTCTCTGCTGATATGTATACCAAATATAAG GATGACATTAAGATGATGAAGAGCATGGGTTTTGATGCCTACAGATTTTCGATTTCATGGTCAAGAATTTTGCCTC GTGGAAGGGTTAGCCTTGGTGTCAACAAACAAGGCATTGACTACTATAATGATCTTATCAACACTGTCATCGCAAATG ACATGAAACCCTTTGTCACTCTGTTTCACTTCGATCTTCCTCATTCTTTGCAACAAGAGTACGATGGCTTCTTAAGCAGAGACGTGGC GGAGTTCTTCCGGGAGTTTGCAGAGGTGTGCTTTCGGGAATTTGGTGACCGAGTGAAATATTGGATGACATTGAACGAGCCATGGAGTTATGCTTATAATGGATACGTGACATACGAATTTCCACCTGGTCTGGATCCTGCTTTAACCCCTTCACCTCCAATTCATTCTATTCCGGCAGTCATTGCACATGGACCTCCGCCTATAGCTTCTCAATATTATCTATACGCAACTCCGACAGATGTTGTAATGAATTCGTCTCCGCCAGCAGCTCTACCACAAACATCGCCCAAAATGTTGAAATTCATACCCTATAGGAGTAGACCACATCACCATATTGAGCAACACCATCGACTTATTGAGCAACATGATCATCGACTTTTGAAAGCAGTGCCCTCCAAttccattataaataatattagcaCTAGTGTCTACAAACTATACTCGGAGGCAGATCCACCCAGAGATGCACATGCTCCCAACTCgaatcaaatttattacagTGGCTCCAAACGAACGCGGGATCCAGCCAAAGATGCATATACTGTGGCAAGAAACTTGCTGCTCGCTCATGCACAAGCTGCTCACTCTTATAGAACCAAATTTCAAGGACGTCAAAAGGGCAAGATAGGAATCGCACTTAACTTTTTCTGGTGTGAGCCTCACGTGAAAGATGATGCTGATGATAAAGAAGCAGCCAAAAGAGCTATGGATTTTACATTGGGATG GTTTTTGGAGCCTGTATTAACCGGTCAATATCCAAAAAGTATGAGAGATTACGTCCCTTCTGGAAATCTGGCAGCTTTCTCAGATGGTGAAGCCAAGATGCTCAAGGGCTCTATTGATTTTCTGGGTCTAAACTATTACACAGCCTTTTATGTTGCCAATAACCCCAATCCCAGCCACAAACAAGGCTACAAGGAAGATCAGCGCCTGGATCTTAGTTACA CTGATTCCCTTGAGAAGCTAATAGGCCCACAG GCTGGTTCGGAGTGGTTACACGTATATCCAGAAGGAATTTACAATATGCTGATAAAATACGTCAACGGCAAATACAAAGACAAGATCCCTGCTATATACATCACTGAAAATG GGGTGGATGAAAGGAACGACCTAATGCTTCCACTTAAAGATGCTTGTGCGGACCGCATGAGGGAGGACTATCATAAACGCCATCTTGAATATCTTCTAAAAGCAATGAA GGACAAGCAGGTACCTGCGAATGTTAAAGGTTACTTCGTGTGGTCATGGTGTGATAATTTTGAATGGGCTGCAGGATACACAGTCAGATTCGggcttatatatatagactacgagaatcaacaaaaaagataTCCCAAAGCCTCAGCCATATGGTTCTCTAAGTTTCTGGGCAGTAAGAAACTTGTAGGTGCAAGCAGTAGATGA